In Magnetococcales bacterium, the following are encoded in one genomic region:
- a CDS encoding TRAP transporter small permease, protein MVLMAAATLIIFVAVVHRYAMGIPALHGFLSGFSTSWAQELCIYLFIWMAKFGAAYGVRTGVHVGVDVLVNRLAEPWHHRIVLLGLWSGALFTAIIGTLGAHFVLAISKTDQSSPDMELPMWLIYLCIPLGSYLMCFRFLQVARRFQLTHTLPHADHVHVAGLPERTDSP, encoded by the coding sequence ATGGTCCTGATGGCCGCCGCCACGTTGATCATCTTCGTGGCGGTGGTGCATCGTTATGCCATGGGGATCCCCGCCCTGCATGGTTTTCTATCCGGGTTCAGCACCAGTTGGGCCCAGGAACTGTGCATCTATCTGTTCATCTGGATGGCCAAGTTCGGCGCGGCCTACGGGGTACGCACCGGGGTTCACGTGGGGGTGGATGTGCTGGTCAACCGTCTGGCCGAACCCTGGCACCACCGCATCGTGCTGCTGGGACTGTGGAGCGGTGCCCTGTTCACCGCCATCATCGGCACACTGGGTGCCCATTTTGTGCTGGCCATCAGCAAAACCGATCAGTCCTCCCCGGACATGGAACTTCCCATGTGGCTGATCTATCTTTGTATTCCTCTGGGATCCTACCTGATGTGCTTCCGTTTCCTGCAGGTGGCCCGCCGCTTTCAGCTTACCCATACCCTGCCCCATGCGGACCACGTCCACGTGGCCGGACTGCCCGAACGGACCGACAGCCCATGA
- a CDS encoding TRAP transporter substrate-binding protein, with protein MRAWQIGIGVMAMAWVAFSGPAQAADPIQIKFSHVVAIDTPKGKAAEKFRDLAASYTGNRVKVEIYPNSQLFKDKEELEALQMGTVQMLAPSLAKFGPLGVKEFEVFDLPFLFDNYEQLHKVTYGPIGQSLLGKLTAKGILGLAYWDNGFKQMSANKSLKEPTDMHGLKMRIQSSKVLDAQMRALGANPQVMAFSEVYQALQTGVVDGTENPVSNFYTQKMHEVQKFMTLTDHGYLGYAVIVNKPFWDALPADIRSQLDRAMADATVYANQIAKQENDKALEAVRQSGKTQILTLTNAQRTAWKLSLAKVHQEMASRIGGELIQSIQKETGFDTGKP; from the coding sequence ATGCGTGCATGGCAGATTGGCATCGGCGTTATGGCCATGGCATGGGTCGCGTTCAGCGGTCCGGCCCAGGCGGCTGACCCGATTCAAATCAAATTCAGCCACGTGGTGGCCATCGACACCCCCAAAGGTAAGGCCGCCGAGAAATTCCGCGATCTGGCCGCCAGCTACACCGGCAACCGGGTCAAGGTGGAAATCTATCCCAACAGCCAACTTTTCAAGGACAAAGAAGAGCTGGAAGCCCTGCAAATGGGTACCGTGCAAATGCTCGCCCCCTCCCTGGCCAAATTCGGTCCTTTGGGGGTGAAGGAGTTCGAGGTTTTCGATCTGCCGTTCCTGTTCGACAACTACGAACAGTTGCACAAGGTGACCTATGGTCCCATCGGTCAATCCCTGCTGGGCAAGCTCACCGCCAAGGGGATTCTGGGTCTGGCCTACTGGGACAATGGCTTCAAGCAAATGAGCGCCAACAAATCCCTCAAAGAACCGACGGACATGCATGGCCTCAAAATGCGCATCCAGTCCTCCAAGGTTCTGGATGCCCAGATGCGCGCCCTCGGGGCCAACCCCCAGGTCATGGCCTTCTCCGAAGTCTATCAAGCCTTGCAAACCGGCGTGGTGGATGGCACGGAAAATCCGGTCTCCAACTTCTATACCCAGAAAATGCATGAAGTGCAAAAATTCATGACCCTGACGGATCATGGTTATCTGGGTTACGCGGTCATCGTCAACAAGCCCTTCTGGGACGCCCTGCCGGCGGACATCCGCAGCCAGTTGGACCGGGCCATGGCGGATGCCACGGTCTACGCCAACCAAATCGCCAAACAGGAAAACGACAAAGCCCTGGAAGCGGTACGTCAATCGGGCAAGACCCAGATTCTCACCTTGACCAACGCCCAACGCACCGCCTGGAAACTGTCACTAGCCAAGGTCCATCAGGAAATGGCCAGCCGCATCGGCGGAGAACTGATCCAATCCATCCAGAAAGAGACCGGTTTCGATACCGGCAAACCATGA
- a CDS encoding FIST C-terminal domain-containing protein, with the protein MDIKQIQFRKPVFDRLVLEPLLQMDPMLVLVFADKKYLMDPAVVSGLNEAFLDVPCVGVSTAGEISNQGMGNESCVVTAMRFAHGSVRVATAEVMTLEESRQAGVTVGKGVSGADLRAVLLFAPGLSVNGCALIDGLCSIVGDEMEIVGGLACESGLIRQTLVMSSSEVSARRVVAVGLYGDHLAIRRCSQGGWVPFGPMRKVTRCEGSVLLELDGEPALDLYSRYLGEYARELPDSGLRFPFEMHHDRPCSTDPGVIRTVLDVDRSRGGLILGGDVDPNGYVRLMHVTSAKMVSGAGQAADCAQEPQMIRSPGLGLLISCVGRKLIMGDQIVEELEMVRDRLGRQHTVTGFYAHSEIGPLGATRTCALHNLTMTIALITEDV; encoded by the coding sequence ATGGACATTAAACAGATTCAGTTCCGAAAGCCGGTGTTTGATCGCCTGGTTCTGGAACCGTTGCTGCAGATGGATCCCATGTTGGTGCTCGTCTTTGCCGACAAGAAATATCTTATGGATCCCGCAGTCGTATCTGGGTTGAATGAAGCCTTTCTTGATGTGCCTTGTGTGGGTGTTTCGACCGCGGGTGAAATTTCCAATCAGGGGATGGGCAACGAATCGTGCGTGGTGACGGCCATGCGTTTTGCTCACGGCAGCGTGCGGGTGGCGACGGCGGAGGTCATGACTTTGGAGGAGTCCCGGCAGGCCGGCGTGACGGTTGGTAAAGGGGTGTCGGGGGCTGACTTGCGTGCGGTGCTGCTCTTTGCACCCGGATTGTCAGTCAATGGCTGCGCCCTGATCGACGGATTGTGCAGCATCGTGGGCGATGAGATGGAAATCGTCGGCGGATTGGCCTGCGAATCGGGCCTCATTCGACAAACCCTGGTGATGTCTTCGTCTGAGGTTTCCGCGCGGCGTGTGGTCGCCGTGGGACTGTACGGCGACCACTTGGCGATCCGTCGATGTTCCCAAGGCGGATGGGTTCCTTTTGGTCCCATGCGCAAAGTGACACGCTGCGAGGGTTCTGTGCTGCTGGAACTCGACGGAGAACCAGCACTGGATCTCTACAGTCGTTATCTGGGGGAATACGCCAGGGAATTGCCCGATTCCGGGTTGCGTTTCCCGTTCGAAATGCACCATGACAGACCCTGCTCCACGGATCCCGGCGTGATTCGTACGGTTCTCGACGTGGACCGATCCCGTGGCGGATTGATTCTGGGCGGGGATGTTGACCCGAACGGTTATGTGCGCCTCATGCATGTCACCAGCGCCAAAATGGTGAGCGGCGCCGGTCAGGCGGCAGATTGCGCGCAGGAGCCACAGATGATCAGGAGTCCTGGATTGGGCTTGTTGATCAGTTGCGTGGGTCGCAAACTCATCATGGGCGATCAAATTGTCGAGGAACTGGAGATGGTCCGTGACAGACTGGGTCGTCAGCATACCGTGACAGGATTCTATGCCCACAGTGAAATCGGTCCTTTGGGAGCCACCCGAACCTGTGCGCTGCATAACCTGACCATGACCATTGCCCTGATCACCGAGGATGTTTGA